The following are encoded together in the Serratia odorifera genome:
- the hemH gene encoding ferrochelatase: protein MKQEKHGVLLVNLGTPDAPTSPAVKRYLKEFLSDDRVVDTAPLIWWPILNGVILPIRSPRVAKLYQSVWMDEGSPLLVFSRRQQQALAERMPNTPVELGMSYGSPSLAQAIDKLLSQGVTHLVVLPLYPQYSCSTSAAVWDGVARVLKGYRRLPSVSFIRDYAEHPAYIAALRHSVERAFDQHGQPDRLLLSFHGIPKRYARLGDDYPQRCEDTLRALSASLPLAPDRIMLTYQSRFGREPWLTPYTDETLKALPAQGVKHIQVICPGFSADCLETLEEIKEQNREIFLHAGGEKFEYISALNDDSAHIDMMQELVAQRF from the coding sequence GCAAGAGAAACACGGGGTGCTGCTGGTGAACTTGGGTACGCCGGATGCCCCGACTTCGCCTGCGGTAAAACGCTACCTGAAGGAATTCCTCAGTGACGATCGCGTGGTAGACACCGCGCCGCTGATCTGGTGGCCGATTCTCAATGGCGTCATTTTGCCGATCCGCTCGCCGCGCGTTGCCAAGCTGTATCAGTCGGTGTGGATGGACGAAGGTTCACCGCTGCTGGTGTTCAGTCGCCGGCAGCAACAGGCGCTGGCGGAAAGAATGCCGAACACGCCGGTGGAGTTGGGCATGAGCTATGGGTCGCCGAGTCTGGCACAGGCCATCGACAAACTGCTGTCGCAGGGCGTAACCCATCTGGTGGTGCTACCGCTGTACCCACAGTATTCATGTTCGACCAGCGCTGCGGTGTGGGACGGCGTGGCGCGCGTGCTCAAAGGCTATCGTCGCCTGCCATCGGTCAGCTTTATTCGCGATTACGCTGAGCACCCGGCGTATATCGCCGCATTGCGTCACAGCGTCGAACGGGCATTCGATCAGCATGGCCAGCCCGATCGGCTGTTGCTGTCGTTCCACGGCATTCCGAAACGCTATGCGCGGCTGGGGGATGACTACCCGCAACGCTGCGAAGATACCCTGCGCGCGCTGTCGGCATCGCTGCCGCTGGCGCCGGATCGCATCATGCTGACCTATCAGTCACGCTTTGGCCGTGAGCCATGGCTGACGCCGTATACCGACGAAACGCTGAAGGCGTTACCGGCGCAAGGCGTCAAGCATATTCAGGTTATTTGCCCGGGCTTCTCGGCCGACTGTCTGGAAACGCTGGAGGAAATCAAAGAGCAGAACCGCGAAATCTTTCTGCATGCCGGTGGTGAAAAATTTGAATATATTTCAGCGCTCAATGACGATTCGGCGCATATCGACATGATGCAGGAGCTGGTGGCGCAGCGTTTCTGA
- the ybaL gene encoding YbaL family putative K(+) efflux transporter has translation MHHSTPLITTIVGGLVLAFLLGMLANRLRISPLVGYLAAGVLAGPFTPGFVADTSLAPELAEIGVILLMFGVGLHFSLKDLLAVKSIAIPGAVAQIAVATLLGIGLSHLLGWDLISGLVFGLCLSTASTVVLLRALEERQLIDSQRGQIAIGWLIVEDLAMVLTLVLLPAFGNLLGGGNHASTLQLLSELAITIGKVVAFMALMIVVGRRAVPWILAKTASTGSRELFTLAVLALALGIAYGAVGLFDVSFALGAFFAGMVLNESELSQRAAHDTLPLRDAFAVLFFVSVGMLFDPMILINEPLAVLATLAIIVFGKSAAAFLLVRMFGHSKRTALTISASLAQIGEFAFILAGLGISLGMMSEHGRNLVLAGAILSIMLNPLLFTLLERYLAKTETLEEQSLEEAVEEEKQIPVDMCNHALVVGYGRVGSLLGEKLREAGIPMVVIETSRPRVEALREQGIKAVLGNAANVEVMELARLDCARWLLLTIPNGYEAGEIVASARSKRPNIDIIARAHYDDEVTYISERGADQVVMGEREIANSMLNILQLDEISEEEKAGACPI, from the coding sequence ATGCATCATTCAACACCGCTGATTACCACCATCGTCGGAGGGTTAGTACTCGCCTTCCTCCTCGGCATGCTGGCGAACCGTCTGCGCATTTCCCCGTTGGTGGGATACCTTGCCGCAGGCGTGCTCGCCGGCCCGTTCACGCCGGGCTTTGTCGCCGACACCTCACTGGCGCCGGAACTGGCGGAAATCGGCGTGATCCTGTTGATGTTCGGCGTCGGTCTCCATTTCTCGCTTAAAGATCTGCTGGCAGTAAAATCCATCGCCATCCCCGGCGCCGTTGCGCAGATCGCCGTCGCCACCCTGTTGGGTATCGGCCTGTCGCATCTGCTAGGCTGGGATCTGATTTCCGGGCTGGTATTTGGCCTCTGCCTGTCGACCGCCAGTACCGTGGTGTTACTGCGGGCGCTGGAAGAACGGCAGCTTATCGACAGCCAGCGCGGGCAAATCGCCATCGGCTGGCTGATCGTCGAAGATCTGGCGATGGTGCTGACGCTGGTGCTGTTGCCGGCCTTCGGCAATCTGTTGGGCGGCGGCAATCACGCCAGCACTCTGCAACTGCTGAGCGAGCTGGCAATCACCATCGGCAAGGTGGTGGCCTTTATGGCGCTGATGATCGTCGTCGGCCGCCGTGCCGTGCCGTGGATCCTGGCCAAGACCGCCAGCACGGGCTCACGCGAACTGTTTACCCTGGCGGTGCTGGCGCTGGCGCTCGGTATCGCCTACGGTGCCGTCGGCCTGTTTGACGTGTCGTTTGCGCTCGGCGCCTTCTTTGCCGGCATGGTGCTGAACGAATCGGAACTGAGCCAGCGTGCGGCGCATGATACCCTGCCGCTGCGCGATGCCTTTGCGGTGCTGTTCTTTGTTTCGGTCGGCATGCTGTTCGACCCAATGATTTTAATCAACGAACCGCTGGCGGTGCTGGCGACGCTGGCGATCATCGTGTTCGGCAAATCCGCCGCCGCCTTCCTGTTGGTGAGAATGTTTGGACACTCCAAGCGTACCGCGCTGACCATTTCCGCCAGCCTGGCGCAAATCGGTGAATTCGCCTTTATTCTGGCCGGCCTGGGGATTTCGCTTGGCATGATGTCGGAACACGGGCGCAATCTGGTGCTGGCCGGCGCCATCTTGTCCATTATGCTCAACCCGCTGCTGTTTACCCTGCTCGAACGTTATCTGGCAAAAACCGAAACCCTGGAAGAGCAGAGTCTGGAAGAAGCGGTGGAAGAAGAAAAACAGATCCCGGTAGATATGTGCAACCACGCGCTGGTGGTCGGCTACGGTCGCGTTGGCAGCCTGTTGGGCGAAAAGCTGCGCGAAGCCGGCATTCCGATGGTGGTGATTGAAACCTCGCGCCCGCGGGTGGAAGCGCTACGCGAACAGGGCATCAAAGCGGTATTGGGCAACGCCGCCAACGTAGAGGTGATGGAGCTGGCGCGGCTCGACTGCGCGCGATGGCTGCTGCTAACCATTCCGAACGGCTACGAGGCGGGGGAAATCGTCGCCTCGGCGCGCAGCAAGCGGCCAAACATCGACATTATCGCCCGTGCCCATTACGACGATGAAGTGACCTACATTAGCGAACGCGGCGCCGACCAGGTGGTGATGGGCGAACGCGAAATCGCCAACAGCATGCTGAATATTCTGCAACTCGACGAGATCAGCGAAGAAGAAAAAGCCGGAGCCTGCCCAATCTGA
- the ushA gene encoding bifunctional UDP-sugar hydrolase/5'-nucleotidase UshA, giving the protein MRFALKASVCALAASLSVLPGLASAWEKDKTYDITILHTNDHHGHFWRNDHGEYGLGAQKTLVDSIRQQVAAQGGSVLLLSGGDINTGVPESDLQDAEPDFRGMNLIGYDAMAIGNHEFDNPLSVLRQQEKWAAFPLLSANIYQKSTQQRLFKPYALFDRQGIKIAVIGLTTDDTAKIGNPEYFTDIEFHAPAQEARQVVEQLRNSEKPDVIIAATHMGHYDDGKHGSNAPGDVEMARSLPAGYLDMIVGGHSQDPVCMADKNHKQVDYVPGTPCAPDRQNGTWIVQAHEWGKYVGRADFQFRNGELKLVHYQLIPVNLKKKVDKADGSSERVYYTQEIAQDPGMMKLLTPFQDKGKAQLEVKIGSVDRKLEGDRSKVRFVQTNLARVLLAAQMERANADFAVMSGGGVRDSIEPGDITYKNVLKVQPFGNTLVYADMTGREVEKYLAVVANMKPDSGAYAQFANVSLLADGTGVSQVKINGQPLQADKTYRMATLNFNALGGDGYPKIDGLPSYVNTGFIDAEVLKQYIEQHSPLKAAAYEPKGEIVYR; this is encoded by the coding sequence ATGCGTTTTGCGTTAAAAGCCAGCGTCTGTGCGTTGGCGGCGTCCCTCAGCGTGCTGCCAGGATTGGCCAGCGCCTGGGAAAAGGATAAAACCTACGACATCACCATTTTGCATACCAACGATCATCACGGCCATTTCTGGCGTAACGATCACGGCGAATATGGCCTTGGCGCGCAAAAAACGCTGGTGGACAGCATTCGTCAACAGGTGGCTGCACAGGGTGGCAGTGTGCTGCTGCTGTCGGGTGGCGACATCAATACCGGCGTGCCGGAGTCAGACTTGCAGGACGCCGAGCCTGATTTCCGCGGCATGAATCTGATTGGTTACGATGCAATGGCCATTGGCAACCATGAATTTGATAACCCGCTGAGCGTGTTGCGCCAGCAGGAAAAGTGGGCCGCATTCCCACTGCTTTCCGCCAATATTTACCAAAAAAGCACTCAGCAGCGATTGTTCAAACCGTATGCGCTGTTTGACCGGCAAGGTATCAAAATTGCCGTTATCGGCCTGACAACCGACGATACCGCCAAAATCGGCAACCCGGAATATTTCACCGATATCGAGTTCCACGCGCCGGCACAGGAAGCCAGGCAGGTGGTGGAGCAACTGCGTAACAGCGAAAAACCGGACGTGATCATCGCGGCGACCCATATGGGCCATTATGACGACGGAAAGCACGGCTCCAACGCACCCGGTGACGTCGAAATGGCCCGTAGCCTGCCGGCAGGCTATCTCGACATGATCGTCGGTGGCCACTCGCAGGATCCGGTATGCATGGCTGACAAAAACCATAAACAGGTCGATTACGTACCGGGTACGCCCTGTGCGCCAGACCGGCAGAATGGCACCTGGATCGTTCAGGCTCATGAGTGGGGCAAATACGTTGGCCGCGCCGACTTCCAGTTCCGCAACGGCGAGCTGAAGCTGGTGCATTATCAACTGATTCCGGTGAACCTGAAAAAGAAAGTGGACAAGGCCGACGGCAGCAGCGAACGGGTGTATTACACCCAGGAGATTGCGCAAGACCCCGGCATGATGAAATTGCTGACGCCGTTCCAGGACAAGGGCAAGGCGCAGCTGGAGGTCAAGATCGGCAGCGTTGACCGCAAACTGGAAGGCGATCGCAGCAAAGTGCGTTTTGTGCAGACCAATCTGGCGCGGGTGCTGCTGGCAGCACAAATGGAACGTGCCAACGCCGATTTCGCCGTGATGAGCGGCGGCGGGGTGCGGGATTCGATCGAACCTGGCGACATCACCTATAAAAACGTGCTCAAGGTACAGCCGTTTGGCAACACCTTGGTGTATGCGGATATGACCGGTCGCGAAGTGGAAAAATACCTGGCGGTGGTGGCCAATATGAAACCGGATTCCGGTGCCTATGCCCAGTTCGCCAACGTCAGTCTGCTGGCCGATGGCACCGGCGTCAGCCAGGTGAAGATCAACGGACAACCGCTGCAGGCGGATAAAACCTACCGTATGGCGACGCTCAATTTCAATGCCCTGGGCGGTGACGGCTATCCGAAGATCGACGGCTTGCCAAGCTATGTCAACACCGGTTTTATTGATGCCGAAGTGCTCAAGCAGTATATCGAGCAACATTCGCCGCTGAAGGCTGCGGCGTATGAGCCAAAAGGTGAAATCGTTTATCGGTAA
- a CDS encoding MFS transporter, with the protein MTDRSDIATPPAKGSAVKGTAFSILGAISVSHLLNDMIQSLILAIYPILQADFNLSFVQIGMITLTYQLTASLLQPLIGYYTDKHPQPYSLPIGMGFTLCGLLLLSMANTFPLVLLAAALVGTGSSVFHPESSRVARMASGGRHGLAQSLFQVGGNFGSSLGPLLAALIIAPYGKGNVAWFTLAALLAIVVLLQVSKWYQQQHRAAQGKAKPAALLQPLPKRTVAFSLTILLVLIFSKYFYLTSISSYYTFYLIHKFGVSVQSAQIHLFAFLFAVAAGTIIGGPIGDRFGRKYVIWASILGAAPFTLALPYVSLEWTGILTVIIGLILASAFSAILVYAQELIPGKVGMVSGLFFGFAFGMGGLGAAVLGYVADATSIELVYKICAFLPLIGIITALLPNMDHKPQ; encoded by the coding sequence ATGACTGACCGTAGCGACATCGCCACGCCTCCGGCCAAAGGCAGCGCGGTTAAGGGCACCGCGTTTTCCATACTGGGCGCCATCAGCGTTTCACACCTGCTTAACGATATGATCCAATCGCTGATCCTGGCGATTTACCCTATTTTGCAAGCCGACTTTAACCTTAGCTTCGTGCAGATCGGCATGATTACCCTGACTTATCAGCTCACTGCCTCGCTGCTGCAACCGCTGATCGGCTATTACACCGACAAGCACCCGCAGCCCTATTCGCTGCCGATAGGTATGGGCTTTACCCTGTGCGGCCTGCTGCTGCTGTCGATGGCCAACACCTTCCCGCTGGTGCTACTGGCGGCGGCGCTGGTCGGTACCGGCTCGTCGGTGTTCCATCCGGAATCGTCGCGGGTAGCGCGCATGGCGTCCGGTGGGCGCCATGGACTGGCACAATCGCTGTTCCAGGTAGGCGGCAATTTTGGCAGTTCGCTTGGCCCGCTACTGGCTGCGCTGATTATTGCTCCTTACGGCAAAGGCAACGTCGCCTGGTTTACCCTGGCGGCGCTATTGGCGATCGTGGTGTTATTGCAGGTCAGCAAATGGTATCAACAACAGCATCGTGCGGCACAGGGCAAAGCCAAACCGGCAGCGCTGCTGCAACCGCTGCCCAAGCGTACCGTCGCCTTTTCGCTGACCATTTTGCTGGTGCTGATTTTTTCCAAGTATTTTTATCTCACCAGCATCAGTAGCTATTACACTTTTTATCTGATCCACAAGTTCGGCGTGTCGGTGCAAAGTGCGCAAATCCATCTGTTCGCCTTTCTGTTCGCGGTGGCAGCCGGCACCATTATCGGTGGGCCGATTGGCGACCGCTTCGGGCGCAAATACGTGATTTGGGCCTCCATTCTGGGTGCGGCGCCGTTTACCCTGGCCCTGCCCTATGTTTCGCTGGAATGGACCGGCATTTTAACGGTGATCATCGGCCTGATTCTGGCTTCCGCCTTCTCGGCCATTCTGGTATATGCGCAGGAGCTGATCCCCGGCAAAGTGGGGATGGTGTCCGGTCTGTTCTTCGGTTTTGCCTTTGGCATGGGCGGGTTGGGCGCGGCGGTACTCGGCTACGTCGCGGATGCCACCAGCATCGAGCTGGTTTATAAAATCTGTGCTTTCCTGCCTCTTATTGGCATTATCACCGCACTATTGCCAAATATGGATCATAAACCGCAGTAA
- a CDS encoding inosine/guanosine kinase yields the protein MKFPGKRKSKHYFPVNARDPLLQQVQPENEISTSYIVGIDQTLVDIEAKVDDAFVERYGLSLGHSLVIEDQVAEALYQELSEKNLITHQFAGGTIGNTLHNYSVLADDRSILLGVMCSNIKIGSYAYRYLCNTSSRTDLNYLQAVDGAIGRCFTLISESGERTFAISPGQMNQLRPESIPEEVIAGASALVLTSYLVRCKPGEPMPAATMQAIAFAKKHDVPVVLTLGTKYVIADNPQWWRDFLRDNVSILAMNEDEALELTGLSDPLTASDMALDWVDLVLCTAGPNGLYMAGYTEEATKRQTQHPLLPGHIAEFNLYEFSRAMRREHCASPFRVYSHIAPYMGGPEKIMNTNGAGDGALSALLHDIAANGYHRNNVPNSSKHARSYLTYSSLAQVCKYANRVSYQVLNQHSPRLTRGLPEREDSLEESYWER from the coding sequence ATGAAATTTCCTGGTAAACGTAAGTCCAAACACTATTTTCCGGTGAACGCCCGCGATCCGTTATTGCAACAGGTTCAGCCCGAAAACGAAATCAGCACCTCTTATATCGTCGGCATCGATCAAACGCTGGTTGATATTGAAGCCAAAGTGGATGACGCGTTTGTTGAGCGCTATGGCCTGAGCCTGGGCCACTCGTTGGTGATTGAAGACCAGGTCGCCGAAGCGCTGTATCAGGAATTGAGCGAAAAAAACCTGATAACCCATCAGTTTGCCGGTGGCACCATCGGCAATACGCTACATAACTATTCGGTGCTGGCGGACGATCGCTCGATCTTGCTGGGCGTCATGTGCAGCAATATCAAAATCGGCAGTTACGCCTATCGTTACCTGTGCAATACCTCCAGCCGCACCGATCTCAACTATTTGCAGGCGGTAGACGGCGCGATTGGCCGTTGTTTCACGCTGATTAGCGAAAGCGGCGAACGCACCTTTGCCATCAGTCCCGGCCAGATGAACCAACTGCGCCCGGAAAGCATTCCGGAAGAGGTGATCGCCGGCGCGTCGGCGCTGGTGCTGACGTCGTATCTGGTGCGTTGCAAGCCCGGCGAACCGATGCCGGCGGCAACCATGCAGGCGATTGCCTTTGCCAAAAAGCATGATGTGCCAGTAGTGCTGACGCTGGGCACCAAATATGTGATCGCCGACAACCCGCAGTGGTGGCGCGACTTCTTGCGCGACAACGTCTCGATCCTGGCGATGAACGAAGACGAGGCGCTGGAACTGACCGGTCTAAGCGATCCGCTGACCGCGTCGGATATGGCGCTGGACTGGGTCGATCTGGTGCTGTGCACCGCCGGGCCGAACGGACTGTACATGGCCGGCTATACCGAAGAGGCGACCAAGCGCCAGACGCAGCACCCGTTGCTGCCGGGCCACATTGCCGAATTCAACCTTTACGAGTTCAGCCGTGCGATGCGTCGTGAGCATTGCGCAAGTCCGTTCCGCGTCTATTCGCATATTGCGCCGTATATGGGCGGGCCGGAAAAAATCATGAATACCAACGGGGCCGGTGATGGGGCGCTGTCGGCGCTGCTGCATGATATTGCCGCCAACGGTTATCACCGTAACAACGTGCCGAACTCCAGCAAGCATGCGCGCAGCTACCTGACCTACTCCTCGCTGGCACAGGTGTGCAAATATGCCAACCGCGTCAGCTATCAGGTGTTGAATCAGCATTCACCGCGTCTGACGCGCGGCCTGCCGGAACGGGAAGACAGCCTGGAAGAGTCTTACTGGGAACGGTAA